One window of the Panulirus ornatus isolate Po-2019 chromosome 47, ASM3632096v1, whole genome shotgun sequence genome contains the following:
- the LOC139763609 gene encoding uncharacterized protein, which yields MSYGEKRFPYEKGRKLCSQEDLQKHMLLNNCEKKSGCTESGKLDSDNRNLQNHFLVQNSLEDLGHVKKFRCDICEKLFLHKNVLQTHLVIHSGVKRFGCDVCGKQFFQKGNLHQHLPVHSGVKRFGCDECGKMFLQKSHLQRHLLVHSGARKFGCNECGKLFFQNNHLQRHLLVHSGVKRFGCDECGKLFVQKSNLQRHLLEHGGVKRFECDECGKLFVRKSHLQRHLLLHSGVKKFECDECGKLFLQKSNLHQHLLMHSGVKKFGCDECGKLFTRKGDLVRHMYVHTGMKMSGCDM from the coding sequence ATGTCTTATGGAGAGAAAAGGTTTCCTTATGAGAAAGGCAGGAAATTATGTTCACAAGAGGATCTCCAGAAGCATATGCTTTTGaacaattgtgaaaaaaaaagtggttgcaCTGAAAGTGGGAAATTAGATTCAGATAACAGAAATCTCCAGAATCATTTCCTTGTACAGAATAGTTTGGAAGATTTAGGACATGTGAAAAAATTTAGATGTGATATATGTGAAAAACTGTTTCTACACAAAAATGTTCTCCAAACACATTTAGTCATACATAGTGGTGTGAAAAGGTTTGGGTGTGATGTTTGTGGGAAACAGTTTTTTCAGAAAGGTAATCTTCATCAACATTTGCctgtacacagtggtgtgaaaaggtttggatgtgatgaatgtgggaaaatgtTTTTACAAAAAAGTCATCTTCAACGACATTTGTTGGTGCATAGTGGTGCGAGAAAGTTTGGATGCAATGAATGTGGAAAACTCTTCTTTCAGAACAATCATCTTCAACGACATTTGCttgtacacagtggtgtgaaaagatttggatgtgatgaatgtggaaaaCTGTTTGTGCAGAAAAGTAATCTTCAACGACATTTGCTGGAGCACGGTGGTGTAAAAAGGtttgaatgtgatgaatgtgggaaactgtttgtGCGGAAAAGTCATCTTCAGCGACATTTACTTCTGCATAGTGGTgtaaaaaagtttgaatgtgatgaatgtggaaaaCTGTTTCTGCAAAAAAGTAATCTTCATCAACATTTACTTATGCACAGTGGTGTGAaaaagtttggatgtgatgaatgcGGGAAACTGTTTACACGAAAAGGTGATCTCGTgagacatatgtatgtacacacaggtATGAAAATGTCAGGATGTGATATGTAG